One Jannaschia sp. GRR-S6-38 genomic window carries:
- a CDS encoding ATP-binding protein gives MSGSSATSSGPTRRSLSRRWLPRSFYARAALILIVPIVTLNLAVAVMFLQRHYEDVTVQMTTNMAREIALVRDRADLAVPLGISLTAPPAESRIRIWDLSARAMRERLQQIFPDLVAVDTVAMRKTVALGFADGTGMRFARSNVSASNPHQLLVLMAGVALLMTLISFLFMRGQIRPIRRLARAAEAFGRGQPAEYWPSGATEVRAAGTAFLAMRARIERHIEQRTLLLSGVSHDLRTPLTRMKLELSMMEGEEAAALARDVEAMERIIDTFLDFARDEATETRAAADALAVVREAVEMAAPGRGVPVEGRSLEVPLYREGLKRAVANLVNNALSYGERARVRVSGSDAALVIAVEDDGPGIPEAERADAVRPFARLDGARSNTRGNVGLGLSIVRDVARAHGGTLRLGQSEMGGLKAEIVIPR, from the coding sequence ATGTCCGGTTCCTCCGCCACCTCGTCGGGCCCCACGCGGCGCAGCCTGTCGCGCCGCTGGCTGCCGCGCAGCTTCTACGCCCGCGCGGCGCTGATCCTCATCGTCCCGATCGTGACGCTGAACCTAGCGGTCGCGGTGATGTTCCTGCAACGCCATTACGAGGACGTCACCGTCCAGATGACGACCAACATGGCGCGTGAGATCGCGCTGGTGCGCGACCGCGCGGATCTGGCCGTCCCCCTGGGCATCTCGCTGACCGCGCCGCCGGCGGAAAGCCGGATCCGGATCTGGGACCTCTCGGCGCGGGCGATGCGCGAGCGGCTGCAGCAGATCTTCCCCGATCTCGTCGCCGTGGACACGGTGGCCATGCGCAAGACGGTCGCGCTGGGCTTCGCCGACGGGACCGGAATGCGGTTCGCGCGCTCGAACGTCTCGGCCTCGAACCCGCACCAGCTTCTCGTCCTGATGGCGGGCGTGGCGCTTCTGATGACGCTGATCAGCTTCCTGTTCATGCGCGGCCAGATCCGCCCGATCCGCCGGCTGGCGCGCGCAGCGGAGGCGTTCGGACGCGGTCAGCCCGCCGAATACTGGCCCTCGGGCGCGACCGAGGTGCGGGCGGCGGGCACCGCCTTCCTGGCGATGCGGGCGCGGATCGAACGGCATATCGAGCAGCGGACGCTGCTTCTGTCGGGCGTCAGCCATGACCTGCGCACGCCGCTCACGCGGATGAAGCTGGAACTGTCGATGATGGAGGGCGAGGAGGCCGCCGCCCTGGCCCGCGACGTCGAGGCGATGGAGCGGATCATCGACACCTTCCTCGATTTCGCGCGCGACGAGGCGACCGAGACGCGCGCGGCCGCCGATGCGCTCGCGGTCGTGCGCGAGGCGGTCGAGATGGCCGCCCCGGGCCGCGGGGTTCCGGTCGAGGGCCGATCGCTGGAGGTCCCGCTCTATCGCGAGGGGCTCAAACGCGCGGTCGCCAATCTCGTCAACAACGCGCTCAGCTACGGCGAGCGGGCGCGGGTGCGGGTCAGCGGCAGCGACGCGGCGCTGGTCATCGCGGTGGAGGATGACGGCCCCGGCATCCCGGAGGCCGAGCGCGCCGATGCGGTGCGGCCCTTCGCCCGCCTGGACGGCGCGCGCAGCAACACGCGGGGCAATGTCGGGCTAGGCCTCAGCATCGTGCGTGACGTGGCGCGCGCGCATGGCGGGACCCTGCGGCTGGGCCAGTCCGAGATGGGCGGGCTGAAGGCCGAGATCGTGATCCCGCGCTAG
- the purM gene encoding phosphoribosylformylglycinamidine cyclo-ligase — protein sequence MSDEKTGLTYAQAGVDIDAGNALVDRIKPAARATERPGTMAGLGGFGALFDLKAAGFADPVLVAATDGVGTKLRLAIDTGQVDGVGIDLVAMCVNDLVCQGAEPLFFLDYFATGKLETEDAARVIEGIAAGCTASGCALIGGETAEMPGMYAKGDFDLAGFAVGAMERGAALPDGVAEGDVLLGLASDGVHSNGFSLVRRVAEHAGLGWQDPAPFVDGALGAALLAPTRLYVRPVLDAIRAGGVHALAHITGGGLTENLPRVLPDGLGATIALGSWTPDPVFGWLASAGGVATSEMLKTFNCGIGMVVICAAERADALAAGLAQAGERVSRIGTVTAGAGVRYEGELRW from the coding sequence ATGAGCGACGAGAAGACCGGCCTGACCTACGCCCAAGCGGGCGTGGATATCGACGCGGGCAACGCGCTGGTGGACCGCATCAAGCCCGCCGCCCGCGCGACGGAACGACCGGGCACGATGGCGGGCCTCGGCGGGTTCGGCGCGCTGTTCGATCTGAAGGCCGCGGGCTTCGCGGATCCCGTTCTGGTCGCGGCCACAGATGGCGTGGGCACCAAGCTGCGGCTGGCCATCGATACGGGGCAGGTCGACGGCGTGGGCATCGATCTGGTCGCGATGTGCGTCAACGACCTCGTCTGCCAAGGCGCGGAGCCGTTGTTCTTCCTCGACTATTTCGCCACCGGCAAGCTGGAGACCGAGGACGCCGCACGGGTGATCGAGGGCATCGCCGCGGGCTGCACCGCGTCCGGCTGCGCGCTGATCGGCGGCGAGACGGCGGAGATGCCGGGCATGTACGCGAAGGGCGATTTCGACCTTGCGGGCTTCGCGGTGGGCGCGATGGAACGGGGCGCGGCGCTTCCGGATGGCGTCGCCGAGGGCGACGTGCTGCTGGGCCTCGCCTCGGACGGCGTGCATTCCAACGGCTTCAGCCTGGTGCGGCGCGTGGCCGAACATGCGGGGCTCGGCTGGCAGGACCCGGCGCCCTTCGTCGACGGCGCGCTGGGCGCGGCGCTGCTCGCGCCCACGCGGCTCTACGTGCGGCCGGTGCTGGACGCGATCCGGGCGGGCGGCGTGCACGCGCTGGCGCATATCACCGGCGGCGGCCTGACCGAGAACCTGCCCCGCGTGCTGCCCGACGGTCTGGGCGCGACGATCGCGCTCGGCAGCTGGACGCCCGATCCCGTCTTCGGCTGGCTGGCGAGCGCGGGCGGCGTGGCGACCTCCGAGATGCTCAAGACCTTCAATTGCGGGATCGGCATGGTCGTGATCTGTGCCGCGGAGCGCGCCGACGCACTGGCGGCGGGGCTGGCGCAGGCGGGCGAGCGCGTGTCGCGCATCGGCACCGTCACGGCGGGCGCGGGCGTGCGCTACGAGGGCGAGCTGCGCTGGTGA
- a CDS encoding DUF3179 domain-containing protein produces MIRLLLAALLLIAPPVAADPAFWRHEFPLTDFTTSSVPFIEIISGGPGRDGIPALDAPEFIAVSEAALDPAEPVIALEIDGAAPRAYPIRYLTWHEIVNDMVGGVPVAVTFCPLCNSAITFDRRVDGAVLSFGVTGKLRRSDMVMYDRETESWWQQAVGEGIVGRHTGTRLGQLASWMEPFAAFRERNPRGRVMAEPDLPRDYGRNPYRGYDRSDWPFLYRGDAPPHGIDPMARIVRVGTRAWPMARLAQAGRITEAGVTLDWRSGMASPLDTGRIAEGRDIGHIRVRDGQGRDVPHDLMFAFAFHAFHPDGEWMLD; encoded by the coding sequence ATGATCCGTCTGCTTCTCGCCGCTCTGCTGCTGATCGCGCCGCCCGTCGCCGCCGATCCGGCCTTTTGGCGCCACGAATTCCCGCTGACCGATTTCACCACGTCTTCCGTCCCGTTCATCGAGATCATCTCGGGCGGGCCGGGGCGCGACGGCATCCCCGCGCTCGACGCGCCGGAATTCATCGCGGTGTCCGAAGCCGCGCTTGACCCGGCCGAGCCCGTCATCGCGCTCGAGATCGACGGCGCCGCGCCGCGGGCCTATCCGATCCGCTACCTGACCTGGCATGAGATCGTGAACGACATGGTGGGCGGCGTGCCTGTGGCCGTCACCTTCTGTCCGCTCTGCAATTCCGCGATCACCTTCGACCGGCGCGTCGACGGCGCGGTGCTGAGCTTCGGCGTCACCGGCAAGCTGCGCCGCTCGGACATGGTGATGTATGACCGCGAAACCGAAAGCTGGTGGCAGCAGGCCGTGGGCGAGGGGATCGTGGGACGACACACCGGCACGCGGCTCGGGCAGCTTGCGAGCTGGATGGAGCCCTTCGCGGCCTTCCGCGAGCGCAACCCGCGCGGGCGCGTGATGGCCGAGCCGGATCTGCCGCGGGACTACGGGCGCAACCCCTATCGCGGCTACGACCGCTCGGACTGGCCCTTCCTCTACCGGGGCGACGCGCCGCCGCACGGGATCGATCCGATGGCCCGGATCGTGCGCGTCGGCACCCGGGCCTGGCCGATGGCCCGCCTCGCGCAGGCGGGCCGCATCACCGAGGCGGGCGTCACGCTCGACTGGCGGTCGGGCATGGCCTCGCCCCTCGACACCGGCCGCATCGCGGAGGGGCGGGACATCGGGCATATCCGCGTCCGGGACGGGCAGGGGCGTGACGTCCCCCATGACCTGATGTTCGCCTTCGCCTTCCACGCCTTCCATCCGGACGGCGAATGGATGCTGGACTGA
- the pgl gene encoding 6-phosphogluconolactonase, whose translation MELKTYPDREMLAMGLADELASALKNCLLVHERASFCVPGGSSPGETFSTLSGVDLDWGRVHVFLNDERWVPEDHARSNTALLKRTLLTDRAAAAVHVPLVNDAETPEAGIPDLAPAFEAELPISLLLLGMGEDMHTASLFPGADRLADAMADDAPILMAMRAEGAGEPRVTLTRRVLAGAMETHVLIMGDAKREALERARKRDPLTAPIAAFLRDATVHWAP comes from the coding sequence ATGGAACTCAAGACCTATCCCGACCGCGAGATGCTGGCGATGGGGCTGGCCGACGAGCTGGCTTCGGCGCTGAAGAACTGCCTGCTGGTGCACGAGCGGGCCAGCTTCTGCGTTCCCGGCGGCAGCTCGCCGGGCGAGACTTTCTCGACGCTCTCGGGTGTCGATCTGGATTGGGGCCGCGTGCATGTCTTCCTCAACGACGAACGGTGGGTCCCCGAGGATCACGCGCGCTCGAACACCGCGCTCCTGAAGCGCACGCTCCTGACCGACCGCGCGGCGGCGGCCGTCCACGTGCCGCTGGTCAACGACGCCGAAACGCCCGAAGCGGGCATCCCCGATCTCGCCCCCGCCTTCGAGGCCGAGCTTCCGATCTCGCTTCTGCTTCTCGGCATGGGCGAGGACATGCACACCGCCAGCCTCTTTCCCGGCGCCGACCGTCTGGCGGACGCCATGGCCGACGATGCGCCGATCCTGATGGCGATGCGGGCCGAGGGCGCGGGCGAGCCGCGCGTGACGCTGACGCGGCGCGTTCTGGCCGGCGCGATGGAGACGCATGTCCTGATCATGGGCGATGCGAAGCGCGAGGCGTTGGAGCGGGCCCGGAAACGCGATCCGCTGACGGCGCCGATCGCGGCCTTCCTGCGCGACGCGACCGTCCATTGGGCCCCCTGA
- a CDS encoding anhydro-N-acetylmuramic acid kinase — translation MQPIRVLGAMSGTSLDGVDAAELWTDGESIDRFGASDYRAYDADERATIRAALGAWPGDAPVAAAAEVVETAHARLLSRFETPELVGFHGQTLAHDPANRRTHQAGDGGVLAEVLGAPVVWDFRGADVQLGGEGAPLAPAFHHACARHVGADVPLAFLNLGGVGNLTWVDTAKPMEEDGALLAFDTGPANAPIDDLCLDWLGQPFDRDGALAREGEARADLVAAFLRHPYFFRVPPKSLDRDAWRAAGAEIDALLPSHAAATWVAVIAATVRHALDQCPAMPARLLVTGGGRRNPAIMAALAELPCDVAPVEAVGLDGDMLEAQAFAFLAARVLRGLPTSFPGTTGVKAAVGGGQVSRPEGVADRLPTSARHGPNARLARAR, via the coding sequence ATGCAGCCGATCCGAGTGCTAGGCGCGATGTCGGGCACGTCCCTCGACGGGGTGGACGCGGCGGAGCTGTGGACCGACGGCGAGAGTATCGACCGGTTCGGGGCCTCCGATTACCGGGCCTACGACGCGGACGAGCGCGCCACGATCCGCGCCGCGCTGGGCGCCTGGCCGGGCGACGCGCCCGTCGCGGCGGCCGCCGAGGTGGTCGAAACGGCCCATGCCCGACTGCTGTCGCGCTTCGAGACGCCCGAGCTTGTGGGCTTCCACGGCCAGACGCTGGCGCATGATCCCGCGAACCGGCGCACCCACCAGGCGGGCGATGGCGGGGTGCTGGCCGAAGTGCTGGGCGCGCCGGTGGTCTGGGATTTCCGCGGCGCGGACGTGCAGCTCGGCGGCGAGGGCGCGCCGCTCGCGCCGGCCTTCCACCACGCCTGCGCGCGCCATGTCGGGGCCGACGTGCCGCTGGCCTTCCTCAATCTCGGCGGCGTCGGCAACCTGACCTGGGTCGATACCGCGAAACCGATGGAGGAGGACGGCGCGCTCCTGGCTTTCGATACCGGGCCCGCCAACGCGCCGATCGACGATCTGTGCCTGGACTGGCTGGGCCAGCCCTTCGACCGCGACGGGGCCCTGGCCCGCGAGGGCGAAGCGCGCGCGGATCTCGTCGCCGCCTTCCTGCGTCACCCCTATTTCTTCCGCGTTCCGCCCAAATCGCTCGACCGCGACGCCTGGAGAGCCGCGGGCGCCGAGATTGACGCGCTGCTGCCCAGCCACGCCGCCGCGACCTGGGTCGCCGTGATCGCGGCCACGGTCCGCCACGCGCTGGACCAATGCCCGGCCATGCCCGCACGCCTGCTGGTCACCGGCGGCGGGCGGCGCAACCCGGCGATCATGGCGGCGCTTGCGGAGCTGCCCTGCGATGTCGCCCCGGTCGAGGCGGTCGGCCTCGACGGCGACATGCTGGAGGCCCAGGCCTTCGCCTTCCTGGCCGCGCGGGTGCTGCGCGGGCTGCCCACCAGCTTCCCCGGCACGACCGGCGTGAAGGCCGCCGTCGGGGGCGGGCAGGTCAGCCGGCCGGAGGGGGTTGCGGACCGCCTCCCCACGAGTGCTAGACACGGCCCGAATGCGCGGCTAGCGAGGGCCCGTTAG
- the zwf gene encoding glucose-6-phosphate dehydrogenase — protein sequence MVSRTIPVDDFDLILFGATGDLAKRKIIPSLYRRFLAGQMPEGARVIGAARSELDDEAFRKEVREAIAEFVSKPKRKPEVIDAFCERCSYIAVDAMGDAGWKELHDSVRDEVCKAFYFSVAPGIFGPLAKKLREHGIACENSRLVVEKPFGTDLETARKLNAELAASFDEHQIYRIDHFLGKETVQNLMAVRFANVLFEPLWNERYIDHVQITVAETVGVAGRGSYYDKSGAMRDMVQNHLMQLLCLTAMEPPNRYDADMLRDEKLKVIRALDPLPLSDVVRGQYKEGDGHPSYREEAENEDSLTESFIALKVGISNWRWKHTPFYLRTGKRMSRRVSEIVIQFKETPHSIFERDNGSQANALTIRLQPDEGIDMSVTIKEPGPGGMRLINVPLDMTFADALDGGDEIPDAYERLIMDVIRGNQTLFMRGDEVEAAWAWTDPIIEAWTEKRDRPHGYAPGTSGPEEALMLMHRDNRRWRDLDI from the coding sequence ATGGTCTCCCGCACGATTCCCGTCGACGATTTCGATCTGATCCTTTTCGGCGCCACGGGCGACCTCGCGAAGCGCAAGATCATTCCCTCGCTCTACCGCCGCTTCCTCGCCGGCCAGATGCCCGAGGGCGCGCGCGTCATCGGCGCCGCGCGCTCCGAGCTCGACGACGAGGCCTTCCGCAAGGAAGTGCGCGAGGCGATCGCGGAGTTCGTCTCCAAGCCCAAGCGCAAGCCCGAGGTGATCGACGCCTTCTGCGAGCGCTGCAGCTATATCGCCGTCGATGCGATGGGCGATGCAGGCTGGAAGGAGCTGCATGACAGCGTGCGCGACGAGGTCTGCAAGGCGTTCTATTTCTCGGTCGCGCCCGGGATCTTCGGCCCGCTGGCCAAAAAGCTGCGCGAGCACGGCATCGCCTGCGAGAATTCACGCCTCGTGGTCGAGAAGCCCTTCGGGACCGATCTGGAGACCGCGCGGAAGCTGAACGCGGAGCTCGCGGCCAGTTTCGACGAGCACCAGATCTATCGCATCGACCACTTCCTCGGGAAGGAGACGGTGCAGAACCTGATGGCGGTCCGCTTCGCCAACGTGCTGTTCGAGCCGCTCTGGAACGAGCGCTATATCGACCACGTGCAGATCACCGTCGCCGAGACGGTCGGTGTCGCCGGGCGGGGCAGCTATTACGACAAGTCCGGCGCGATGCGGGACATGGTGCAGAACCACCTGATGCAGCTTCTGTGCCTGACGGCGATGGAGCCGCCGAACCGCTACGACGCCGATATGCTGCGCGACGAGAAGCTGAAGGTGATCCGCGCGCTCGACCCCCTGCCGCTCAGCGACGTCGTGCGCGGGCAGTACAAGGAAGGCGACGGCCATCCCTCCTACCGCGAGGAGGCCGAGAACGAGGACAGCCTGACCGAGAGCTTCATCGCGCTGAAGGTCGGCATCTCGAACTGGCGCTGGAAGCACACGCCCTTCTACCTGCGCACCGGCAAGCGCATGTCGCGGCGCGTCAGCGAGATCGTCATCCAGTTCAAGGAGACGCCGCATTCGATCTTCGAGCGCGACAACGGAAGCCAGGCCAATGCCCTCACGATCCGGCTGCAGCCCGACGAGGGGATCGACATGTCAGTCACCATCAAGGAGCCGGGGCCGGGCGGGATGCGGCTGATCAACGTGCCGCTGGACATGACCTTCGCGGATGCGCTGGACGGGGGCGACGAAATCCCCGACGCTTACGAGCGCCTGATCATGGACGTGATCCGGGGCAACCAGACGCTGTTCATGCGCGGTGACGAGGTCGAGGCCGCCTGGGCCTGGACCGATCCGATCATCGAGGCCTGGACCGAGAAGCGCGACCGCCCGCATGGCTACGCGCCCGGGACCTCGGGACCGGAAGAGGCGCTGATGCTGATGCATCGCGACAATCGGCGGTGGCGCGACCTGGATATCTGA
- the tyrS gene encoding tyrosine--tRNA ligase, which yields MTYHPKSDFLAAISERGFVADCTDLEGLDDRFRSQVVTGYIGFDLTATSLHIGNLVQIMLLRWMQKTGHRPITLMGGGTTKVGDPSGKDEMRKILSVEQIEANAAGIRQVFSRYISYGDGPTDSPLVNNAEWLDRLGYIDFLRDIGKHFTINRLLAFDSVKSRLDREQALSFIEFNYMLLQAYDFLELYRRHGCILQMGGSDQWGNIVSGADLIRRVEGVQAFGLTTPLVTRSDGKKMGKSAEGAVWLNEDMMTAYAFWQWWRNVDDADVTKFLKMFTELPIDECQRLGALRGSEINDAKIVLANEVTTLLHGPAVAEAAEATARETFEKGGAGADLPTVTLLDDEVKNGISIVQLILRAGLAKSGKEAKRLIAEGGARMNDEPLEDAGLILDAGALAVPMKLSAGRKRHALVKLEN from the coding sequence ATGACCTACCACCCCAAATCAGACTTCCTCGCCGCGATCTCGGAACGCGGCTTCGTGGCGGACTGCACGGATCTGGAAGGCCTGGACGACCGCTTCCGCAGCCAGGTGGTGACCGGCTATATCGGCTTCGACCTGACGGCGACCTCGCTGCATATCGGGAACCTCGTCCAGATCATGTTGCTGCGCTGGATGCAGAAGACCGGGCACCGCCCGATCACGCTGATGGGCGGCGGCACGACGAAGGTCGGGGACCCGTCCGGCAAGGACGAGATGCGCAAGATCCTCTCGGTCGAACAGATCGAGGCCAACGCGGCCGGCATCCGGCAGGTCTTCTCGCGCTACATCTCCTACGGGGACGGACCGACCGACAGCCCGCTGGTGAACAATGCCGAATGGCTGGACCGGCTGGGCTACATCGATTTCCTGCGCGACATCGGCAAGCATTTCACGATCAACCGCCTTCTCGCCTTCGACAGCGTGAAGTCGCGCCTCGACCGAGAACAGGCGCTGTCCTTCATCGAATTCAACTACATGCTGCTGCAGGCCTACGACTTCCTCGAACTCTATCGCCGCCACGGCTGCATCCTGCAGATGGGCGGGTCGGACCAGTGGGGCAACATCGTCTCGGGGGCCGACCTGATCCGCCGCGTCGAGGGGGTTCAGGCCTTCGGCCTGACGACGCCGCTGGTGACCCGGTCCGACGGCAAGAAGATGGGCAAATCCGCCGAGGGGGCCGTCTGGCTGAACGAGGACATGATGACCGCCTATGCCTTCTGGCAGTGGTGGCGGAACGTGGACGATGCCGATGTCACCAAGTTCCTGAAGATGTTCACCGAGCTGCCCATCGATGAATGCCAACGGCTGGGCGCGCTGCGGGGGTCCGAGATCAACGACGCCAAGATCGTGCTGGCCAACGAGGTGACGACCCTGCTGCACGGGCCCGCCGTCGCCGAGGCCGCCGAGGCGACCGCGCGCGAGACCTTCGAGAAGGGCGGCGCGGGTGCGGACCTGCCCACGGTGACGCTTCTCGACGACGAGGTGAAGAACGGCATTTCGATCGTCCAGCTGATCCTGCGCGCGGGGCTCGCGAAATCCGGCAAGGAAGCCAAGCGGCTGATCGCCGAGGGCGGGGCCCGCATGAACGACGAGCCGCTGGAGGATGCGGGCCTGATCCTCGATGCCGGCGCGCTGGCCGTGCCGATGAAGCTCTCGGCGGGGCGCAAGCGCCACGCGCTGGTGAAACTGGAAAATTGA
- the pgi gene encoding glucose-6-phosphate isomerase: protein MEFWTGIETLKAHRGARIGELLKDDKRNACLRLEIGPFLFDASKTALTVNALETLVSMAETVPARRDAMLTGAPINETEGRAVLHTALRGEAPVMVDGQDVMPGVRDTLERMRGFAQDVRSGAFAGQGGRITDVVNIGIGGSDLGPAMATLALAPYHDGPRCHFVSNVDGADWAETAKSLDPGTTLVIVASKTFTTIETMTNAQTARDWMAGAVDDPAAQFAALSSAVEKTSEFGIDPSRVFGFEDWVGGRYSMWGPIGLSLMIAIGPGDFDAFLRGAREMDTHFREAPLDRNMPALLALVGIWHHQVCGLPTRAVLPYDNRLARLPAYLQQLEMESNGKGVTMAGETLPGPAGPVVWGEPGTNGQHAFYQLIHQGRTPVPCEFMVAAEGHEPELDHHQRLLMANCLAQSEALLKGRDLAEAKAKIAGKFDGAELERQAAHRVFEGNRPSTTLVYPKLTPAVLGGIVALYEHRVFVEGVMLGINSFDQWGVELGKELATSLGPLVEGADASGKDASTRALLDRLLGWRG, encoded by the coding sequence ATGGAGTTCTGGACCGGCATCGAGACGCTGAAGGCCCATCGCGGCGCGCGGATCGGCGAGTTGTTGAAGGACGACAAGCGAAACGCCTGTCTGCGGCTCGAAATCGGCCCGTTCCTGTTCGATGCGTCTAAGACGGCGCTGACTGTAAACGCGTTGGAAACACTCGTTTCGATGGCGGAAACCGTGCCCGCGCGCCGCGACGCGATGCTCACCGGTGCGCCGATCAACGAGACCGAGGGCCGCGCCGTCCTGCACACCGCCCTGCGCGGCGAGGCGCCGGTCATGGTCGACGGGCAGGACGTGATGCCCGGCGTGCGCGACACGCTGGAGCGGATGCGCGGCTTTGCGCAGGATGTCCGATCAGGCGCTTTCGCGGGGCAGGGCGGGCGCATCACGGATGTCGTCAATATCGGCATCGGCGGATCCGATCTCGGCCCCGCCATGGCGACGCTGGCGCTCGCGCCGTACCATGACGGGCCACGCTGCCATTTCGTGTCGAATGTCGACGGCGCCGACTGGGCCGAGACCGCCAAGTCGCTCGATCCCGGCACGACCCTCGTGATCGTCGCCTCCAAGACCTTCACCACCATCGAGACGATGACCAACGCGCAGACGGCGCGCGACTGGATGGCCGGCGCGGTGGACGACCCGGCGGCGCAATTCGCAGCGCTGTCCTCGGCGGTGGAGAAGACCTCGGAATTCGGGATCGACCCGTCGCGCGTCTTCGGGTTCGAGGATTGGGTCGGCGGGCGCTACTCGATGTGGGGGCCGATCGGGCTGTCGCTGATGATCGCGATCGGGCCGGGCGATTTCGACGCCTTCCTGCGCGGCGCGCGCGAGATGGACACGCATTTCCGCGAGGCCCCGCTGGACCGCAACATGCCCGCCCTGCTGGCCCTGGTCGGCATCTGGCACCACCAGGTTTGCGGCCTGCCCACCCGCGCCGTGCTGCCGTATGACAATCGGCTCGCGCGCTTGCCCGCCTATCTCCAGCAGCTCGAGATGGAGAGCAACGGCAAGGGCGTCACGATGGCGGGCGAGACGCTGCCCGGCCCCGCGGGTCCGGTCGTCTGGGGCGAGCCGGGCACGAACGGGCAGCACGCCTTCTACCAGCTGATCCACCAGGGCCGGACGCCCGTGCCCTGCGAGTTCATGGTCGCCGCCGAGGGGCACGAGCCGGAACTCGACCATCATCAACGCCTGCTGATGGCCAATTGCCTGGCCCAGTCCGAGGCGCTTCTGAAGGGGCGCGACCTAGCCGAGGCGAAGGCGAAGATCGCAGGCAAATTCGACGGCGCCGAGCTGGAGCGCCAGGCCGCGCACCGCGTCTTCGAAGGCAACCGTCCGTCGACGACGCTGGTCTATCCCAAGCTCACGCCGGCGGTTCTGGGCGGCATCGTCGCGCTCTACGAGCACCGCGTCTTCGTCGAAGGGGTCATGCTGGGCATCAACAGCTTCGATCAATGGGGGGTGGAGCTGGGCAAGGAGCTCGCCACGTCGCTCGGGCCGCTGGTCGAGGGGGCGGACGCGTCCGGCAAGGATGCCTCGACCCGCGCGCTGCTCGATCGGTTGCTGGGCTGGCGCGGATGA
- a CDS encoding acyl-CoA thioesterase, producing the protein MSDPPFLTPLTGEALRAAGVPAPFAFGQADRVRFRELDVLDHVNNAAYLTWFESFRIAYMRAYGISSGPQAGERPVLVLKSVGVDYHAPLYLDDVYVVAGRTRAFRNTSWTMEYGVFRDGAHCASGHAVIVLVEPDFVTRKRLPAHYIEAFRDRDGAEFEG; encoded by the coding sequence TTGAGCGACCCGCCCTTTCTGACCCCGCTTACCGGTGAGGCGCTGCGGGCCGCCGGCGTGCCCGCGCCTTTCGCCTTCGGCCAGGCCGACCGCGTGCGGTTTCGCGAGCTCGACGTGCTCGATCACGTGAACAACGCGGCGTATCTGACGTGGTTCGAAAGCTTTCGCATCGCCTACATGCGCGCCTACGGCATCAGCAGCGGTCCGCAGGCGGGCGAACGGCCGGTGCTGGTCCTGAAATCGGTGGGCGTCGATTATCACGCGCCGCTCTATCTCGACGACGTCTATGTCGTGGCGGGCCGGACGCGCGCCTTCCGCAACACCTCCTGGACGATGGAATACGGCGTCTTCCGGGACGGGGCGCACTGCGCCTCGGGACATGCGGTGATCGTGCTGGTGGAGCCCGACTTCGTCACCCGGAAGCGGCTTCCGGCGCATTACATCGAGGCGTTTCGGGACCGGGACGGCGCAGAATTTGAAGGCTAG
- a CDS encoding MBL fold metallo-hydrolase — protein MGETYPAPGPDGSGLRAVLAPNPSPMTQAGTNSWILGQRDVAVIDPGPADPAHLAALLRAVDDRPLTAILVTHSHLDHSPAARPLAEATGAPVLAFGPSEAGRTPAMAALRGVAGGEGVDPDFRPDRALSDGEEIAGAGWSLRAHWTPGHMANHMAFEWIEAETVFTGDTVMGWASTLISPPDGDLGQFMESLDRLAGLGARRFLPGHGAAVDDPAARCRDLRRHREARSRALLAAMDRPVTIPALVARVYADTPPALHPAAARNVLAHLIELARSGHVAATPGLAPDATWRRL, from the coding sequence ATGGGCGAGACCTATCCCGCGCCGGGGCCGGACGGAAGCGGCCTGCGCGCCGTACTGGCGCCGAATCCCTCGCCGATGACGCAGGCGGGCACGAATAGTTGGATCCTGGGCCAGCGGGACGTGGCCGTGATCGACCCCGGCCCGGCCGATCCCGCGCATTTGGCGGCGCTGTTGCGCGCGGTGGACGACCGCCCGCTGACGGCGATCCTCGTGACGCATTCGCACCTGGATCATTCGCCCGCCGCGCGCCCGCTGGCCGAGGCGACGGGCGCCCCTGTCCTGGCCTTCGGGCCGTCCGAGGCAGGGCGCACGCCGGCCATGGCCGCCCTCAGGGGCGTCGCCGGTGGCGAAGGCGTCGATCCCGACTTCCGCCCGGATCGCGCCCTGTCCGATGGCGAGGAGATCGCGGGCGCGGGCTGGTCGCTGCGCGCCCATTGGACGCCGGGCCACATGGCGAACCACATGGCCTTCGAATGGATCGAGGCCGAAACCGTCTTCACCGGGGACACGGTGATGGGCTGGGCATCGACCCTGATCTCGCCGCCGGACGGCGATCTGGGGCAATTCATGGAGAGCCTCGACCGGCTCGCCGGGCTCGGGGCGCGCCGCTTCCTTCCGGGCCACGGCGCCGCGGTGGATGACCCCGCCGCGCGCTGCCGCGACCTGCGCCGTCACCGTGAGGCGCGGAGCCGCGCGCTTCTGGCCGCGATGGACCGCCCGGTGACGATCCCCGCGCTTGTCGCCCGCGTCTACGCCGACACGCCGCCTGCGCTGCACCCCGCCGCCGCGCGCAACGTGCTGGCCCATCTGATCGAGCTCGCCCGGTCCGGCCATGTCGCCGCCACGCCCGGCCTCGCGCCCGACGCGACGTGGCGACGGCTCTAA